In Neofelis nebulosa isolate mNeoNeb1 chromosome 10, mNeoNeb1.pri, whole genome shotgun sequence, one DNA window encodes the following:
- the LOC131488853 gene encoding olfactory receptor 5M11, with protein MSISNASAIAEFILLGLTDRPELQLLLFVLFLVLYLVTLSGNLGMMLLIRLDSRLHTPMYFFLTNLAFVDLCYTSNATPQMLTNFLSEKKTITFVGCFTQCYIFIALLLTEFYMLAAMAYDRYVAICNPLRYSMKMSRRICLCLATLPYVYGFSDGLFQAILTFRLNFCRSNVINHFYCADPPLIKLSCSDTYVKEHAMLISAGFNLSNSLCIILVSYAFIIGAILRIKSAEGKRKAFSTCGSHMMAVTLFYGTLFCMYVRPPTDKTVEESKIIAVFYTFVSPVLNPLIYSLRNKDVKQALKNVLRGNRSLRWD; from the coding sequence ATGTCCATCTCAAATGCCAGTGCAATAGCAGAATTCATTCTCCTGGGGCTCACAGACCGGCCTGAACTCCAACTTCTCCTCTTTGTGCTGTTTCTGGTTTTGTATCTTGTCACCCTCTCGGGCAACCTGGGCATGATGCTGTTGATCAGACTGGACTCTCGCCTCCAcacacccatgtacttcttcctcactAATTTGGCCTTTGTGGACTTGTGTTACACCTCAAATGCAACCCCGCAGATGTTGACTAATTTCTTATCGGAGAAGAAGACCATCACCTTTGTTGGCTGCTTTACGCAATGTTACATTTTCATTGCGCTTCTCCTCACTGAGTTTTACATGCTGGCGGcaatggcctatgaccgctacgtGGCCATATGTAACCCTCTGCGCTATAGTATGAAAATGTCCAGGCGTATCTGCCTCTGTTTGGCCACACTGCCTTATGTCTATGGCTTCTCAGATGGGCTGTTCCAGGCCATCCTGACCTTCCGTTTGAACTTCTGTAGATCCAATGTCATCAACCACTTCTACTGTGCTGACCCACCGCTGATTAAGCTTTCTTGCTCTGATACGTATGTCAAAGAGCATGCCATGCTAATATCAGCTGGCTTCAATCTCTCCAACTCCCTCTGCATCATCCTGGTGTCCTATGCCTTCATTATTGGTGCCATCCTCCGGATCAAATCGGCAGAGGGCAAGCGCAAGGCATTCTCCACCTGTGGCTCCCACATGATGGCTGTGACCCTCTTTTATGGGACGCTCTTCTGCATGTATGTAAGACCACCAACAGATAAGACTGTAGAGGAATCCAAAATAATAGCTGTCTTCTACACTTTTGTAAGTCCGGTGCTTAATCCATTGATATACAGTCTGCGGAACAAGGATGTAAAGCAAGCCTTGAAAAATGTCCTCAGAGGAAATAGGTCGCTAAGATGGGACTGA